The following are encoded together in the Oncorhynchus masou masou isolate Uvic2021 chromosome 5, UVic_Omas_1.1, whole genome shotgun sequence genome:
- the LOC135539794 gene encoding myosin heavy chain, fast skeletal muscle, with amino-acid sequence MSTDAEMAAFGPAAIYLRKPERERIAAQAAPFDAKSAFFVVEPKEMYLKGVLQSREGGKATVKTLCNKVLTVKEDDIHPMNPPKYDKIEDMAMMTHLNEATVLYNLKERYAAWMIYTYSGLFCVTVNPYKWLPVYDSVVVNAYRGKKRIEAPPHIFSISDNAYQFMLTDHENQSILITGESGAGKTVNTKRVIQYFATIAVAGGKKEQTAAATSGKIKGSLEDQIIAANPLLEAYGNAKTVRNDNSSRFGKFIRIHFGTTGKLASADIETYLLEKSRVTFQLSAERSYHIFYQLMTGHQPQLLEALLITTNPYDYPIISHGEIAVKSIDDTEEFIATDTAIDILGFTAEEKIGIYKLTGSVMHHGAMKFKQKQREEQAEPDGTEEADKISYLMGLNSADLLKALCYPRVKVGNEMVTKGQTVPQVNNSTMALCKSVYEKMFLWMVVRINEMLDTKQARQFFIGVLDIAGFEIFDYNSLEQLCINFTNEKLQQFFNHHMFVLEQEEYKKEGIEWEFIDFGMDLAACIELIEKPMGIFSILEEECMFPKASDTTFKSKLYDQHIGKTKAFEKPKPGKGKAEAHFALVHYAGTVDYNVTGWLDKNKDPLNDSVVQLYQKSSVKLLAMLYVGAAASQADDAARGGGGKKKKGGSFQTVSALFRENLGKLMTNLRSTHPHFVRCLIPNESKTPGLMENFLVIHQLRCNGVLEGIRICRKGFPSRIQYGDFKQRYKVLNASVIPDGQFIDNKKASEKLLGSIDVDKSQYKFGHTKVFFKAGLLGTLEEMRDEKLVTLVTMTQALCRGYVMRKEFVKMMARREAIYSIQYNIRSFMNVKHWPWMKLYFKIKPLLKSAETEKEMAAMKENFEKMKEDLAKALAKIKGLEEKIVSLLQENNDLQLQIAAEENTLCDTEERCEGLIKSKIQMEAKLKETFERLEDEEELNAELTAKKRKLEDECSELKKDIDDLELTLAKVEKEKHATENKVKNLTEEMSSQDESLIKLTKEKKALQEAHQQVLDDLQAEEDKVNNLTKAKTKLEQQVDDLEGSLEQEKKVRMDLERAKRKLEGDLKLALESLMDLENDKQQSDEKIKKKDFETSQLLSKIEDEQALGAQLQKKIKELQARIEELEEEIEAERAARAKVEKQRSDLSRELEEISERLEEAGGATSVQIEMSKKREAEFQKLRRDLEESTLQHEATAAALRRKQADTVAELGEQIDNLQRVKQKLEKEKSELKMESDDLSSNMEAIAKAKGNLEKMCRSLEDQLSELKTKNDEHVRQLNDINVQRARLLTENGELGRQMEEKESLVSQLTRAKQTFTQQIEDLKRQIEEEVKAKNALAHGLQSARHDCDLLREQYEEEQEAKAELQRALSKANSEVAQWRSRYEIDAIQRTEELEDAKKKLTQRLQDAQEAVEATNAKCASLEKTKQRLLGEVEDLMIDVERANASAAQLDKKQRNFDKVLTEWKQKYEEGQAELEGSLKEARSLSTELFKMKNSYEECLDHLETLKRENKNLQHEISDLTELVSESGKTIHELDKAKKTVENEKAEIQAALEEAEGTLEHEESKILRIQLELNQIKGEVDRRLAEKDEETEQIKRNSQRMMDSMQSTLDSEIRSRNDAMRVKKKMEGDLNEMEIQLSHANRQAAEAQKQLRNVQGALKDAQLQLDDAIRVADDMKEQVAMVERRNNLMMAEIEELRAALEQTERGRKVAEQELVDASERVGLLHSQNTSLINTKKKLEVDLNQVQGEMEDTVQEARNAEEKAKKAITDAAMMAEELKKEQDTSSHLERMKKNLEVTVKDLQHRLDEAENLAMKGGKKQLQKLEARVRDLESEVDAEQKRGAEAIKGVRKYERRVKELTYQTEEDNKNVSRLQDLVDRLQLKMKAYKRAAEDAEEQSNIHLSRYRKVQHELEEAQERADISESQVNKLRAKSREIGSKGNVAEE; translated from the exons ATGAGCACGGACGCAGAGATGGCGGCATTTGGCCCGGCGGCCATCTACCTCCGAAAGCCGGAAAGAGAGAGGATTGCAGCCCAGGCCGCTCCCTTTGATGCCAAATCAGCTTTCTTTGTGGTTGAGCCCAAAGAGATGTACCTCAAAGGGGTTCTCCAGAGTAGAGAGGGTGGCAAAGCCACTGTCAAAACACTGTGTAACAAA GTTCTCACTGTGAAGGAGGATGATATCCACCCCATGAACCCTCCAAAGTACGATAAAATTGAGGACATGGCCATGATGACCCACCTCAATGAGGCCACGGTGTTGTATAACCTCAAAGAGCGTTACGCAGCATGGATGATCTAC ACCTACTCTGGGCTGTTCTGCGTCACTGTGAACCCCTACAAGTGGCTCCCAGTGTACGACTCTGTAGTTGTGAATGCTTACAGAGGCAAAAAGAGAATTGAGGCCCCACCCCACATCTTCTCCATCTCTGATAATGCCTATCAGTTCATGCTCACTG accatgagaaccaGTCAATTCTGATCAC TGGAGAATCTGGTGCAGGAAAGACTGTGAACACTAAACGTGTCATCCAGTATTTTGCGACAATCGCAGTGGCTGGAGGCAAGAAGGAGCAAACAGCGGCTGCTACTTCTGggaaaataaag GGGTCGCTAGAGGATCAAATCATTGCAGCCAACCCCCTACTGGAGGCTTATGGTAACGCCAAGACCGTGAGAAATGACAACTCCTCACGCTTT GGTAAGTTCATCAGAATCCATTTTGGAACAACTGGAAAGTTGGCCTCTGCTGATATTGAAACAT ATCTGCTGGAGAAGTCTAGAGTGACATTCCAGCTGTCTGCTGAGAGAAGCTACCACATCTTCTATCAGCTCATGACTGGACACCAGCCACAATTGCTGG AGGCACTTCTGATCACCACCAACCCCTATGATTATCCCATAATCAGTCACGGTGAAATCGCTGTCAAGAGTATTGATGATACAGAAGAGTTCATCGCCACCGAT ACGGCCATTGACATTTTAGGCTTCACTGCTGAGGAGAAGATTGGCATCTACAAGCTGACTGGTTCTGTGATGCATCATGGGGCAATGAAGTTCAAGCAGAAGCAGCGTGAGGAGCAGGCTGAGCCTGATGGCACTGAGG AGGCTGATAAAATCTCCTACCTCATGGGCCTGAACTCCGCTGACTTGCTCAAAGCTCTGTGTTACCCCAGAGTGAAGGTCGGGAATGAGATGGTGACCAAGGGGCAGACTGTACCACAG GTGAACAATTCAACTATGGCCCTCTGTAAATCAGTCTATGAGAAAATGTTCTTGTGGATGGTCGTCCGTATCAATGAGATGTTAGACACAAAGCAGGCCAGACAATTCTTCATTGGTGTGCTGGACATCGCTGGATTTGAAATATTTGAT TACAACAGCTTGGAGCAactttgcatcaacttcaccaATGAGAAACTACAACAGTTCTTCAACCACCACATGTTTGTACTGGAGCAAGAGGAGTACAAGAAAGAGGGAATTGAATGGGAGTTCATTGACTTTGGGATGGACTTGGCTGCCTGCATTGAGCTTATTGAGAAG CCAATGGGCATCTTCTCCATCCTTGAAGAGGAGTGCATGTTCCCCAAGGCTTCAGACACTACCTTCAAGAGCAAGCTGTATGACCAGCATATTGGTAAAACCAAAGCGTTTGAGAAGCCTAAACCTGGGAAAGGCAAGGCTGAGGCCCACTTTGCCCTGGTGCACTATGCCGGCACTGTGGACTACAATGTCACAGGCTGGCTGGACAAGAACAAGGACCCCCTGAATGACTCCGTTGTGCAATTGTACCAGAAGTCCTCAGTCAAACTGTTGGCTATGCTGTATGTAGGAGCAGCAGCTTCACAAGCAGACG ATGCAgcacgaggaggaggaggcaagAAGAAGAAGGGTGGTTCCTTCCAGACTGTGTCTGCTCTGTTCAGG GAGAATTTGGGCAAGCTGATGACCAACTTGAGGAGTACCCATCCTCACTTTGTGCGCTGTTTGATTCCCAATGAATCAAAGACACCAG GTCTGATGGAGAACTTCCTGGTCATCCACCAGCTGAGGTGTAATGGTGTACTGGAAGGCATCAGAATCTGCAGAAAGGGCTTCCCCAGCAGAATCCAATATGGTGACTTCAAGCAGAG ATACAAAGTATTGAATGCAAGTGTCATCCCTGATGGACAATTTATTGACAACAAGAAGGCTTCAGAGAAGCTCCTGGGATCAATAGATGTGGACAAGAGCCAGTACAAGTTTGGGCACACCAAG GTGTTCTTCAAAGCTGGTCTGTTGGGTACTCTGGAGGAGATGCGAGATGAGAAACTGGTTACTCTGGTGACCATGACTCAGGCCCTGTGCAGAGGTTACGTCATGAGGAAAGAGTTTGTCAAGATGATGGCGAGACG AGAAGCAATTTACTCCATCCAATACAACATCCGCTCATTTATGAACGTGAAACACTGGCCATGGATGAAGCTGTACTTCAAGATCAAGCCTCTTTTAAAATCAGCAGAAACTGAAAAAGAGATGGCTGCAATGAAGGAAAACTTTGAGAAAATGAAGGAGGATCTGGCCAAGGCATTGGCCAAGATAAAAGGGCTTGAGGAGAAGATAGTTTCTCTGTTGCAGGAAAATAATGATCTGCAGCTACAGATAGCAGCG GAAGAGAATACTCTCTGTGATACTGAGGAAAGATGTGAGGGACTCATCAAGAGTAAGATCCAGATGGAAGCCAAACTCAAAGAGACATTTGAGCggctggaggatgaggaggagctCAATGCTGAACTGACTGCCAAGAAAAGGAAACTGGAGGACGAGTGCTCTGAACTAAAGAAAGACATTGATGACTTGGAGCTCACCTTGGCCAAAGTGGAAAAGGAGAAACATGCCACTGAAAATAAG GTTAAAAACCTGACAGAGGAGATGTCTTCTCAAGATGAGAGCCTTATCAAGTTGACGAAGGAGAAGAAAGCCCTCCAAGAGGCGCACCAGCAAGTCCTTGATGATCTCCAGGCTGAGGAAGACAAAGTCAACAATCTGACCAAAGCCAAGACCAAGCTTGAACAGCAAGTTGATGAT TTGGAGGGTTCCCTTGAGCAAGAAAAGAAGGTCCGCATGGACCTTGAGAGAGCCAAGAGGAAGCTTGAAGGAGATCTGAAACTGGCCCTGGAGTCCTTGATGGACCTGGAGAATGACAAGCAGCAGTCTGATGAGAAGATCAAGAA GAAGGACTTTGAGACAAGCCAACTTCTCAGCAAAATTGAAGATGAACAGGCATTGGGTGCTCAGCTTCAGAAGAAAATCAAAGAACTCCAG GCCCGTATTGAAGAGCTGGAAGAGGAGATTGAGGCTGAACGTGCTGCACGGGCAAAGGTTGAGAAGCAGAGGTCTGATCTCTCCAGGGAACTTGAGGAGATCAGTGAAAGGCTTGAAGAAGCTGGAGGTGCAACATCTGTCCAGATTGAGATGAGCAAGAAGCGTGAGGCTGAGTTCCAGAAGCTGCGTCGTGATCTTGAAGAGTCCACCCTGCAGCATGAGGCCACCGCTGCTGCTCTCCGTAGGAAGCAGGCCGACACTGTGGCAGAACTGGGAGAACAAATAGACAACCTCCAGCGTGTCAAGCAgaagctggagaaggagaagagtgaATTAAAAATGGAGAGTGATGACCTCTCCAGCAACATGGAAGCTATCGCCAAGGCAAAG GGTAATCTAGAGAAAATGTGCCGAAGTCTTGAGGATCAACTAAGTGAATTGAAGACAAAGAATGATGAGCATGTCCGCCAACTTAATGACATAAATGTTCAGAGAGCAAGGCTTCTGACTGAGAATG GTGAACTTGGTCGTCAGATGGAGGAGAAAGAGTCTCTTGTTTCCCAGTTGACCAGGGCCAAGCAGACTTTCACACAGCAGATTGAGGATCTCAAAAGGCAGATTGAAGAGGAAGTGAAG GCCAAAAATGCCCTAGCCCATGGTCTGCAGTCAGCCCGCCATGACTGTGATCTGCTTCGGGAGCAGtatgaggaggagcaggaggccaAGGCTGAACTGCAGCGGGCATTGTCCAAGGCCAACAGTGAGGTAGCTCAGTGGAGATCCAGATATGAAATTGATGCCATTCAGCGCACTGAGGAGCTTGAGGATGCCAA GAAAAAGCTTACTCAGCGCCTGCAAGATGCACAGGAGGCTGTTGAAGCAACAAACGCCAAGTGTGCTTCTCTGGAGAAGACCAAGCAGAGACTCCTGGGTGAAGTGGAGGATCTCATGATTGATGTGGAGAGAGCTAATGCTTCAGCTGCCCAGCTTGACAAGAAGCAGAGGAACTTTGACAAG GTTCTGACCGAGTGGAAGCAGAAGTATGAGGAGGGCCAGGCAGAGCTAGAGGGGTCTCTGAAAGAGGCCCGCTCTCTCAGCACCGAACTGTTCAAGATGAAGAACTCCTATGAAGAATGTTTGGACCACCTGGAGACACTGAAGAGGGAGAACAAGAACCTGCAAC ATGAGATCTCTGACCTGACTGAACTGGTCAGTGAGTCTGGAAAGACCATCCATGAGCTGGATAAGGCAAAGAAGACAGTGGAGAATGAGAAGGCAGAAATCCAGGCTGCGCTAGAGGAAGCAGAG GGCACACTGGAACATGAGGAATCCAAGATTCTTCGTATACAGCTGGAGCTCAACCAGATCAAAGGTGAAGTTGACAGGAGGCTGGCAGAGAAGGATGAGGAGACAGAGCAGATCAAGAGGAACAGCCAGAGGATGATGGACTCCATGCAGAGCACTCTGGACTCTGAGATCAGGAGCAGGAATGATGCCATGAGAGTCaagaagaagatggagggagaccTCAATGAGATGGAGATTCAGCTGAGCCATGCCAACCGCCAGGCTGCTGAAGCCCAGAAACAGCTGAGGAACGTCCAGGGAGCACTCAAG GATGCACAACTGCAACTTGATGATGCCATACGCGTCGCAGATGACATGAAGGAACAAGTAGCCATGGTGGAGCGCAGGAATAACCTGATGATGGCTGAGATTGAAGAACTGAGGGCTGCcctggagcagacagagagaggccgcAAAGTGGCCGAACAGGAGCTGGTTGATGCCAGTGAGCGTGTTGGACTGCTGCACTCTCAG AATACCAGCCTCATCAACACTAAGAAGAAGCTGGAGGTTGACCTTAATCAGGTCCAAGGTGAAATGGAAGACACTGTCCAGGAGGCAAGAAATGCAGAAGAGAAGGCCAAGAAGGCTATTACTGAT GCTGCCATGATGGCAGAGGAGCTGAAGAAGGAGCAGGACACCAGCTCTCACctggagaggatgaagaagaacctGGAGGTCACAGTGAAGGACCTGCAGCACCGTCTGGATGAGGCTGAGAATCTGGCCATGAAGGGCGGAAAGAAGCAACTCCAGAAACTGGAGGCtagg GTCCGTGACCTGGAGAGTGAAGTTGATGCTGAACAGAAACGTGGAGCTGAAGCTATTAAAGGTGTTCGTAAATATGAGAGGAGAGTCAAGGAGCtcacctaccag ACCGAAGAGGACAATAAAAATGTGAGCAGGCTGCAAGATCTGGTGGACAGGCTTCAGTTAAAAATGAAGGCCTACAAGAGAGCGGCTGAGGATGCT GAGGAGCAGTCCAACATTCACCTGTCCAGGTACAGGAAGGTGCAGCATGAGCTGGAGGAAGCTCAGGAGCGTGCCGACATCTCTGAGTCCCAGGTCAACAAGTTGAGAGCCAAGAGCCGTGAAATTGGTAGCAAG GGGAATGTGGCTGAAGAGTGA